A stretch of Amycolatopsis balhimycina FH 1894 DNA encodes these proteins:
- a CDS encoding response regulator transcription factor, with protein sequence MSSADEPDAVRVLLVEDHDMVAEALQLALDRADGITVVGRARSRVEAVADAREHAPDVVVLDRRLADGDALGVIAELGSAGARVLVLTGDATPAVAAQVAQAGGAGLLFKSSQLGVLEAAVRDVAAGGVVFEPELLPGVFDRLTGRGPAGGSALTARERETLDLLAEGATTDEIGRRLGVSRNTTRNHVQRVLEKLGARSKLEAVAVARREGLIG encoded by the coding sequence GTGAGCAGCGCCGATGAGCCCGATGCCGTCCGTGTCCTCCTCGTCGAGGACCACGACATGGTGGCGGAGGCGCTGCAGCTCGCGCTCGACCGCGCCGACGGCATCACCGTGGTCGGCCGCGCCCGCTCGCGGGTGGAAGCCGTCGCGGACGCGCGCGAGCACGCCCCGGACGTCGTGGTGCTGGACCGGCGGCTCGCCGACGGCGACGCCCTCGGCGTCATCGCGGAGCTCGGCTCGGCCGGCGCGCGGGTGCTGGTGCTGACCGGCGACGCCACCCCGGCGGTCGCCGCGCAGGTGGCGCAGGCGGGCGGCGCCGGTCTCCTGTTCAAGTCGTCCCAGCTCGGCGTGCTGGAGGCCGCCGTGCGGGACGTCGCCGCCGGTGGCGTGGTCTTCGAGCCGGAGCTGCTGCCCGGCGTCTTCGACCGGCTCACCGGGCGGGGGCCGGCCGGCGGTTCGGCGCTGACCGCGCGCGAGCGCGAAACCCTCGACCTGCTCGCCGAGGGCGCGACGACCGACGAGATCGGCCGTCGGCTGGGCGTGTCCCGCAACACCACGCGCAACCACGTGCAGCGGGTGCTGGAGAAGCTCGGGGCGCGGTCGAAGCTCGAAGCCGTCGCCGTCGCCCGCCGGGAGGGCCTCATCGGCTGA
- a CDS encoding DUF6292 family protein: MNTLIGFGRDIEYHFARGLRAYLARVARAVGVGFESCSLDLEVPASGYIALDRTLPDLPGHDLALIWDEVHGWSAVVEPAGESAAKVFAYLGGRHILPPPRTVARFLEVLRVAGPPAGSFRPPVFRRAGHHEDLVDSLPVTGPEGLLRRSSAAW; the protein is encoded by the coding sequence ATGAACACGCTCATCGGCTTCGGCAGGGACATCGAGTACCACTTCGCCCGGGGACTGCGTGCCTACCTCGCCCGGGTCGCCCGGGCCGTGGGCGTCGGCTTCGAGTCGTGTTCGCTCGACCTCGAGGTCCCCGCCTCCGGGTACATCGCCCTGGACCGCACGCTCCCGGACCTGCCGGGGCACGACCTGGCCCTGATCTGGGACGAGGTGCACGGCTGGTCGGCGGTCGTCGAGCCCGCCGGCGAGAGCGCGGCGAAGGTGTTCGCCTACCTCGGCGGCCGCCACATCCTGCCGCCGCCGCGCACGGTCGCCCGGTTCCTCGAAGTGCTGAGGGTCGCCGGTCCGCCGGCCGGGTCCTTCCGCCCGCCGGTGTTCCGGCGCGCGGGCCACCACGAGGACCTCGTCGACTCGCTGCCGGTCACCGGCCCCGAGGGCCTGCTGCGGCGGAGCTCGGCGGCGTGGTGA
- a CDS encoding RraA family protein translates to MDLEGRFATLTTAHLADACIRAGLPVRCAPAPTRAVVPGSRLCGPAVPARHVGSVDVFLEAFEDAPEGGVLVVDNGGRLDESCVGDLVVLEAHAAGLGGVVIWGLHRDTADIRAIGLPVFSLGSIPTGPLNLGPRVDGGPAEAIVGTWRIGPPDLVLGDDDGVLFVPLARAGELFTLAEGIRDTERRQADRIRGGEPLRRQVRFGEFLAARETNPALTFRAHLRAVGGAIEE, encoded by the coding sequence ATGGATCTCGAAGGGCGCTTCGCGACGTTGACCACCGCCCACCTCGCCGACGCGTGCATCCGCGCCGGTCTCCCGGTGCGCTGCGCCCCGGCGCCGACGCGGGCGGTGGTCCCCGGCAGCCGGCTGTGCGGACCGGCCGTCCCCGCCCGGCACGTCGGCAGCGTCGACGTCTTCCTGGAGGCGTTCGAGGACGCCCCCGAAGGCGGCGTCCTCGTGGTCGACAACGGCGGCCGCCTCGACGAAAGCTGCGTCGGCGACCTCGTCGTGCTCGAAGCACACGCCGCCGGGCTCGGCGGAGTGGTGATCTGGGGCCTGCACCGCGACACCGCGGACATCCGGGCCATCGGGCTGCCGGTGTTCAGCCTCGGCTCGATCCCGACCGGACCGCTCAACCTGGGGCCGCGCGTCGACGGCGGGCCGGCCGAAGCGATCGTCGGCACCTGGCGGATCGGGCCGCCGGACCTCGTGCTGGGCGACGACGACGGCGTCCTCTTCGTCCCGCTCGCCCGCGCGGGTGAACTCTTCACACTGGCGGAAGGCATCCGCGACACCGAGCGCCGCCAGGCCGACCGGATCCGCGGCGGCGAGCCGCTGCGCCGGCAGGTCCGGTTCGGTGAATTCCTCGCGGCGCGGGAAACGAATCCGGCGTTGACTTTCCGCGCGCACCTGCGCGCGGTGGGCGGGGCGATCGAGGAATAG
- the cutA gene encoding divalent-cation tolerance protein CutA gives MTAEHVIVTSTTDSESAARELAVKVIEARLGACAQIVGPVTSVYRWEGAVQTGREWRVEIKTTADRVPALTESLRQLHGYDLPEIIATPIEGGSGEYLAWVTTETRNGG, from the coding sequence ATGACCGCAGAGCACGTGATCGTGACGTCCACGACCGACTCCGAAAGCGCGGCCCGCGAGCTGGCCGTGAAGGTGATCGAAGCCCGGCTGGGGGCCTGCGCGCAGATCGTCGGCCCGGTCACCAGCGTCTACCGGTGGGAGGGCGCGGTGCAGACCGGCCGGGAGTGGCGGGTGGAGATCAAGACGACCGCGGACCGGGTGCCGGCGTTGACCGAAAGCCTCCGGCAGCTGCACGGCTACGACCTGCCGGAGATCATCGCCACGCCGATCGAAGGCGGCAGCGGCGAATACCTCGCCTGGGTGACCACTGAAACCCGGAACGGTGGTTAG
- a CDS encoding Hsp70 family protein — MGYGLGIDLGTTFTAAAVDSAGHVEMVSLGDRTAAIPSVVLLRADGGVLVGDAASRRAAVEPDRVAREFKRRLGDPTPVLLGGAPHSVASLMAHLLGYVVRTVTAQQGGRPDRITLTHPANWGPYKRELFEQVPRLTGIDRVALITEPEAAAAHYAAQERLDDGAVVAVYDLGGGTFDATVLRKRGGGFEILGTPEGIEGLGGVDFDEAVFGHVDRALDGKLSRIDPDDAGAVAAIVRLRQECVLAKEALSADTETAVPVLLPSVQTEVRLTRGEFEEMIRPSITATIGSLHRALQSASLRPADLGAVLLVGGSSRIPLVSQLVSAELGRPTAVDIHPKYGVALGAAALASGRSGLVQAPQPQTAIRPVAPPPQPGVPRVPAPREETRVAATPGFGAGTPPPSLGRGKADGSSPGRRASRRGVVVGLCAVAVVAIGGVAVAVSSSGGRPSGTTTPPATSPASETPTLVTLASPEEPQTTQATVVPPRTNPPATTRHKTPTRTATPTRTTTPTTTTTATTTTGTTSTKPTP, encoded by the coding sequence ATGGGCTACGGACTGGGCATCGACCTCGGCACGACCTTCACGGCCGCCGCCGTCGACAGCGCCGGCCACGTCGAAATGGTGTCACTCGGCGACCGCACGGCCGCCATCCCGTCGGTCGTGCTGCTGCGGGCCGACGGCGGGGTGCTGGTCGGGGACGCGGCGAGCCGGCGTGCGGCCGTCGAACCCGACCGCGTGGCGCGGGAGTTCAAGCGGCGCCTCGGCGATCCGACGCCGGTGCTGCTCGGTGGTGCGCCGCATTCGGTCGCGTCGCTGATGGCCCACCTGCTCGGGTACGTGGTCCGGACGGTCACCGCGCAACAGGGCGGCCGTCCGGACCGGATCACCCTGACCCACCCGGCGAACTGGGGGCCGTACAAGCGGGAGCTGTTCGAGCAGGTGCCGCGGCTGACCGGGATCGACCGCGTCGCCCTGATCACCGAACCCGAGGCGGCGGCGGCGCACTACGCGGCCCAGGAACGCCTGGACGACGGCGCCGTCGTCGCAGTGTACGACCTCGGCGGGGGCACTTTCGACGCGACCGTGCTCCGCAAGCGCGGCGGCGGCTTCGAGATCCTCGGTACTCCGGAAGGCATCGAGGGCCTCGGCGGCGTCGACTTCGACGAAGCCGTCTTCGGGCACGTCGACCGTGCGCTCGACGGGAAGCTGTCGCGGATCGACCCGGACGACGCGGGGGCGGTGGCCGCCATCGTGCGGCTGCGCCAGGAATGCGTGCTGGCGAAGGAAGCCCTGTCCGCCGACACCGAAACCGCCGTCCCGGTGCTGCTGCCGTCGGTGCAGACGGAGGTCCGGCTGACCCGTGGCGAGTTCGAGGAGATGATCCGGCCGTCGATCACCGCGACGATCGGCTCGCTGCACCGCGCGCTGCAGTCGGCGAGCCTCCGGCCGGCCGACCTCGGCGCGGTGCTGCTGGTCGGTGGGTCGTCGCGGATCCCGCTGGTGTCCCAGCTGGTGTCCGCCGAACTCGGCAGGCCGACCGCGGTGGACATCCACCCGAAGTACGGCGTCGCGCTCGGCGCCGCCGCGCTGGCCTCCGGACGGTCGGGCCTGGTGCAGGCGCCGCAGCCGCAGACGGCGATCCGGCCCGTCGCGCCACCTCCGCAGCCCGGCGTCCCGCGCGTGCCGGCGCCGCGCGAGGAGACGCGTGTGGCGGCCACCCCGGGGTTCGGCGCGGGCACACCGCCGCCGTCGCTCGGGCGCGGCAAGGCCGACGGTTCGTCCCCGGGACGACGGGCCTCGCGCCGCGGGGTCGTGGTCGGCCTGTGCGCGGTGGCGGTGGTGGCGATCGGCGGGGTCGCCGTCGCGGTGAGCAGTTCCGGCGGACGCCCGTCCGGCACCACGACGCCGCCGGCCACGAGTCCGGCCAGCGAGACGCCGACCCTGGTGACGCTGGCGTCCCCGGAGGAACCGCAGACGACTCAAGCGACGGTCGTGCCCCCGCGGACGAACCCGCCGGCGACGACCAGGCACAAGACGCCGACCCGGACCGCCACGCCGACCCGCACCACGACACCCACGACGACCACCACCGCGACGACCACGACGGGCACGACGAGCACGAAGCCGACGCCCTGA
- a CDS encoding dynamin family protein: protein MTPSLYFQVRGFAARACAGYAGTPAEPVLRQIAGRLAEPLRVAIAGRVKAGKSTLLNALVGQELAATDAGECTRVVTWYRNGPTYRIMLHPLRGMPRQLPFGRLSGTLGLELGMAPGDVERLVVDWPSPALRAMTLIDTPGLGSARPAVSERTEVALVPEGDGVGTADAVIYLMRHVHGDDVRFLEAFHDDPAQRRPVNTIGVLAKADEVGHARTDALDSAAKIADRYARDPRVRGLCQTVVPVAGLLASSAASLKESEHHAFRVLAAAPEGEVARLLTSADRFARAESEVELPLGERAELLARYGLFGVRLAVELTRGGHVSGARALSGELLARSGLHRLRALLTTQFAARADVLKARSALQAVEPVLRAYPDRTGGLLHEWERIVAGAHEFAEIQLIDSIRLGVVLLTTDEARDAERLLGAAGVDVPSRLGLPADAGRAAIRQALGAQLLRWQRRAEHPASPRDVRDAARVLVRTCEGILLSEARAEVLS from the coding sequence ATGACACCGTCGCTGTACTTCCAGGTCCGCGGGTTCGCTGCCCGCGCGTGCGCCGGGTACGCCGGCACCCCGGCCGAGCCGGTGCTGCGGCAGATCGCCGGCCGGCTGGCCGAGCCGCTGCGCGTCGCGATCGCCGGCCGGGTCAAGGCCGGGAAGTCCACGCTGCTCAACGCGCTGGTCGGCCAGGAACTCGCGGCGACCGACGCGGGGGAGTGCACCCGCGTCGTCACCTGGTACCGCAACGGCCCGACCTACCGGATCATGCTGCACCCGCTGCGCGGGATGCCGCGGCAGCTGCCGTTCGGGCGCCTGTCCGGCACGCTCGGACTCGAACTCGGGATGGCGCCCGGCGACGTCGAACGGCTCGTCGTCGACTGGCCGTCGCCCGCGCTGCGCGCGATGACCCTGATCGACACGCCCGGGCTCGGCTCGGCGCGGCCGGCGGTCTCCGAACGCACCGAGGTGGCGCTGGTGCCCGAGGGCGACGGCGTGGGCACCGCGGACGCGGTGATCTACCTGATGCGGCACGTGCACGGCGACGACGTCCGGTTCCTGGAGGCCTTCCACGACGACCCCGCGCAGCGGCGCCCGGTGAACACCATCGGCGTGCTGGCGAAGGCCGACGAGGTCGGGCACGCCCGCACCGACGCACTGGACTCGGCGGCGAAGATCGCCGACCGCTACGCCCGTGACCCCCGGGTACGGGGTCTTTGCCAGACCGTGGTCCCGGTGGCCGGCCTGCTGGCCAGCTCGGCCGCGTCGCTGAAGGAGTCCGAGCACCACGCGTTCCGGGTGCTGGCCGCCGCCCCCGAAGGCGAAGTGGCGCGGCTGCTGACATCGGCCGACCGGTTCGCGCGTGCGGAGTCCGAAGTGGAGCTGCCGCTCGGCGAACGCGCCGAGCTGCTGGCCCGTTACGGGCTCTTCGGCGTCCGGCTGGCGGTCGAGCTGACTCGCGGTGGCCACGTGAGCGGCGCGCGGGCGTTGTCGGGCGAGCTGCTGGCCCGCAGCGGCCTGCACCGCCTGCGCGCGCTGCTGACCACCCAGTTCGCCGCGCGGGCCGACGTGCTCAAGGCCCGGTCGGCGCTGCAGGCCGTGGAACCGGTGCTGCGCGCCTACCCCGACCGCACCGGCGGGCTGCTGCACGAATGGGAGCGGATCGTCGCCGGCGCGCACGAATTCGCCGAGATCCAGCTGATCGACTCGATCCGGCTCGGCGTTGTGCTGCTCACCACCGACGAGGCCCGCGACGCGGAACGGCTGCTCGGCGCGGCCGGGGTGGATGTGCCGAGCCGGCTGGGCCTGCCCGCGGACGCGGGCCGCGCGGCGATCCGGCAGGCGCTCGGCGCGCAGCTGCTGAGGTGGCAGCGGCGCGCCGAGCACCCCGCGTCGCCGCGCGATGTCCGCGACGCCGCCCGCGTTCTCGTGCGCACGTGTGAAGGAATCCTGCTCAGCGAAGCGCGGGCGGAGGTCTTGTCATGA
- a CDS encoding dynamin family protein, with amino-acid sequence MQEPSGGGRIALDTLDLAVKGANAYGRDDLVQRLTDARRLLSEPDVTVYVVGEFKQGKSSLINALLTAKICPVDDDIATAVPTVVRYAPESGALATYEPADPSSPPWTERISLEDLPSHVSEAGNPGNLRKLRSVTASISRQLLSGGLVLVDTPGVGGLGSLHNAVTVSSLPRAHAVLFLSDASQELTGAELRFLRTVKELCPTVFFVLTKIDLYPQWRRILELDAGHLEACGIAIDTVAVSSELRTVAARSADQEMNVESGFPQLVKRLQGVVGDAERSALNAVGLHVGSAVGQLHAALRARRTALAHPEQSAALIEELGRVNDRVDALRSQSAKWQQLLFDGFADISSDVDYDLRARSRGVLHEAEEAIEEGDPAKNWAEFEKWLRQRLANETLENYAGFVKQARGLAGRVAEHFELAESQAVLPREVQAPVTVVEAIDIDSSFTGAKTRGTTGMAAFQKAYSGFLMFSMLTKMAALAIPTPFGVAAGLLMGRSGFLDERKRQLEKRRTLAKTAVRRFVDEFNLQVGKDSRDAMRTVQRELRDAYSARVEELQRSLTEALANAKKAVVDDEAEVGELKRLEADIEALEVLGRRAGELTERSAPKPVPAVTR; translated from the coding sequence ATGCAGGAGCCGAGCGGCGGGGGGCGCATCGCCCTCGACACTCTCGACCTCGCCGTCAAGGGTGCCAACGCGTACGGTCGGGACGACCTCGTCCAGCGACTCACCGACGCCCGGCGCCTGCTGTCCGAACCCGACGTCACCGTCTACGTGGTCGGCGAATTCAAGCAGGGCAAGAGTTCTCTCATCAACGCGCTGCTGACCGCCAAGATCTGCCCGGTCGACGACGACATCGCGACCGCGGTGCCGACCGTGGTCCGCTACGCGCCGGAGTCCGGGGCTCTGGCGACCTACGAACCGGCCGACCCGTCGTCGCCGCCGTGGACCGAGCGGATCTCCCTCGAAGACCTGCCGTCTCACGTGAGTGAAGCCGGGAACCCCGGCAACCTCCGCAAGCTGAGATCGGTCACCGCGTCGATCAGCCGCCAGCTGCTCTCGGGCGGGCTGGTGCTGGTCGACACGCCCGGCGTCGGCGGGCTCGGCTCGCTGCACAACGCCGTCACGGTCAGCTCGCTGCCGAGGGCGCACGCGGTCCTCTTCCTCTCCGACGCCTCCCAGGAACTGACGGGCGCCGAGCTGCGGTTCCTCCGGACGGTGAAAGAACTCTGCCCGACGGTCTTCTTCGTCCTCACCAAGATCGACCTCTACCCGCAGTGGCGGCGGATCCTCGAGCTCGACGCCGGGCACCTCGAAGCGTGCGGGATCGCCATCGACACCGTCGCCGTCTCCTCCGAGCTGCGCACCGTCGCGGCCCGTTCGGCCGATCAGGAGATGAATGTCGAATCCGGCTTCCCGCAGCTGGTGAAACGGCTGCAGGGCGTGGTCGGGGACGCCGAACGCTCCGCCCTGAACGCCGTCGGCCTGCACGTCGGGTCCGCGGTCGGGCAGCTGCACGCGGCCCTGCGTGCCCGCCGCACCGCGCTCGCGCACCCCGAGCAGTCCGCCGCGCTCATCGAGGAACTCGGCCGCGTGAACGACCGCGTCGACGCGCTGCGCAGTCAGTCCGCGAAGTGGCAGCAGCTGCTCTTCGACGGCTTCGCCGATATCTCGTCCGATGTGGACTACGACCTGCGCGCTCGTTCCCGCGGCGTGCTGCACGAGGCCGAAGAGGCCATCGAAGAGGGTGACCCCGCCAAGAACTGGGCGGAGTTCGAGAAGTGGCTGCGCCAGCGCCTGGCGAACGAGACACTGGAGAACTACGCGGGGTTCGTCAAGCAGGCCCGCGGCCTCGCCGGCCGCGTCGCCGAGCACTTCGAGCTCGCCGAGTCGCAGGCCGTGCTGCCGCGCGAGGTCCAGGCACCCGTGACGGTCGTCGAGGCGATCGACATCGATTCGTCGTTCACCGGGGCCAAGACCCGCGGCACCACCGGGATGGCCGCGTTCCAGAAGGCCTACAGCGGGTTCCTGATGTTCTCCATGCTCACGAAGATGGCCGCGCTGGCCATCCCGACCCCGTTCGGCGTCGCGGCCGGCCTGCTGATGGGGCGCTCCGGCTTTCTCGACGAACGCAAGCGGCAGCTGGAAAAGCGCCGCACGCTGGCGAAGACCGCGGTCCGCCGGTTCGTCGACGAGTTCAACCTCCAGGTGGGCAAGGACTCCCGCGACGCGATGCGGACCGTGCAGCGCGAACTCCGTGACGCGTATAGCGCACGGGTCGAAGAACTCCAGCGGTCCCTGACCGAAGCGCTGGCGAACGCGAAGAAGGCCGTCGTCGACGACGAGGCCGAGGTGGGTGAGCTCAAGCGGCTGGAGGCCGACATCGAGGCCCTCGAAGTGCTCGGCCGCCGCGCCGGCGAACTCACCGAGCGCAGTGCGCCGAAGCCGGTCCCGGCGGTGACACGATGA